A single region of the Ficedula albicollis isolate OC2 chromosome 11, FicAlb1.5, whole genome shotgun sequence genome encodes:
- the ANKRD11 gene encoding ankyrin repeat domain-containing protein 11 isoform X1, producing MPKGGCSKTPQSEDFSLSNDMVEKQTGKKDKDKVSLTKTPKLDRSDGGKEVKERATKRKLPFTVGTNGDQKDSDTEKQGPERKRIKKEPATRKPGLLFGMGLSGIRAGYPLSERQQVALLMQMTAEESANSPVDTTPKHPSQSTVCQKGTPNSASKTKDKVNKRNERGETRLHRAAIRGDARRIKELIIEGADVNVKDFAGWTALHEACNRGYYDVAKQLLAAGAEVNTKGLDDDTPLHDAANNGHFKVVKLLLHYGGNPHQSNRKGETPLKVANSPTMVNLLLGKTTYPSSEESSTETSEEEDAPSFAPSSSVDGNNTDSEFEKGLKHKPKAQEPPKTITPVKDEYEFDEDDEQDRVPPVDDKHLLKKDYRKETKANSFISIPKMEVKTYTKNNTITPKKAAHRILSDSSDEEEASVAVGTGEKLRLSTHSILPSSKIREPASTKAPKEKSKVKKKRKKETKSKEVRFGKKNDKFCSSESESENVESEEDDRDSLQSSSCVKDSRLVLKESSLFNSLSASSTSSHGSLASQKHNPSLTEQHSKHWRTDNWKTISSPAWSDVSSLSDSTRTRLTSESDYSSEDSSLESLKPVRKKPEHKKKNTPHNTVSEKKNSFHSNVDGAIPKLDKEGKVVKKHKTKHKHKNKEKGQCPISQDIKIIKTFSFEFEDSKQKPEKGLIVETENPVENKLKVLKHDREHGKKEEKLPKGKAEEKEWLFKDETGKSSKEEKSLRKIKDGSKDLSKSFREGLSKSEKEKPVKEKSPKEEKPRIHKEERKKKSKDKQSKSEKKNELKEEKASKLEKEKSFKEEKEKCKKEKLYRDESGFDEFNNKTQFAESEDTKFSLSDDQQERWFSDLSSDSSFDFKGEDSWDSPITDFREIKNDTVAKLIIEPVKEEIKDKKKENKIKEKKEYSEKRNEKDTFLKKKERDYVEKSSEKKKDQTDRHKVTPSYLPEKDKKRKDSVETGKERKEKDTGETNKDRKDSSDGSKERKDPKTKQEEPYRDDFKEYGCETFFKDKSDPEFSGKTLESWERHHSGKEKEKKDAPDKEKKEKVKPEKYKEKSKEGDKEKNEKAAPEKILKDKELEKSFKEKKETKEKYKDLHSKDKERKSSFDQVKEKKEKSFSTDRDDFSEKKDEKKGKEKSWYSIADIFTDESEDERDDYSLGGFKVGEAAGGELHRLDSLQDKDDTADKEPYPDKHRKYSSERQHSEKQKDKESKEKKKDKGTSEGGKEKKEKSSFEKHKEKKDKDSSEKYKDRKERMSIDSAQEKKNKQKLPEKVEKKHTSEDKVKSKHKEKPDKEHSKEKKSSKGGESEKSLLEKLEEEALNDYRDDSNDKISEISSDSFTDRGQEPGLTSLFESSNLSLTDAAEEKFKDSLPLPCLQDKLKEKERHRHSSSSSKKSHEKEKAKKEKTEKKEKSEEFKDSSSRKDSTHYEKDFSVDGEAFGSSYSMKADADEEPEKSIDYLFSEKKDKNDSERELSKKAEKEKTYGSSTISTAKEKKKRDKHKEKWKEEKEKHRDKHTDGFFKHHKDEPKSTLKDKDGPQVTTFKDKSKEDSLKFGETKLKEKLKENQDKDKSESIKISNGNEKITLSKDSGKKDARPREKLLGDGDLMMTSFERMLSQKDLEIEERHKRHKERMKQMEKMRHRSGDPKLKDKLKGSEDVRKRSLDLPAKKPLALDTQLKDKKLKELGPLTPILSPENKAQPAVGTDSKDWITGPQLKEILPASPRPDQNRPTGVPTPASVVSCPSYEEVMQTPRTPSCSNEDYTDLMFECADSQHSLPISTMSMNACSPSFFDRYSNVPSGLPENPSQTPTRTIPSSNLYRSISVDIRRAPEEEFSVGDKFFRQQSVPATSNYDSPVQHLMEEKVPLPSVPAEKFQCLSPGYYSPDYGVSSPKVEALHCAPGAVSGVAQSPESVFSGLQAKSSPSHRDELLAPSVESALPPDIGMPLDTTEEQQATASIMPPESTYLPPIEENHFSSGMPEQNNIDWDNPPSRNPDTAIPPSLMGTPAEHPVTWSMGSELLMKSPQRFSESPKPPLCSLEPIHPAPVAFIPTETSYPVSPISYPLSVSEPRLEEVKEDAEEAVPGEIANAEEQAPYMSPTRLDTFFNNCKPLPEEAPEIPPEPPCVPAEPQAEVVAAPENNYLENNNAAPANAEEAVTWPDPFTNTEDELDLGPFSLPELPLQPKDVAETEMTEAEAVEESPAAAAAAAAAAAEPSAGIIKAGASVIAASEPEEPPASQAAAALPTDTEPPAEEQKPEVATQEAASEAPNAAEEKAAEDSEAQVFQQTPSEPAPPESKEAEAVHEELSSAGGVAEGSSQPCPVPVAASEAGVPQDTAAARAGSQAPPSQPDAPAGNAQAEIVEPVQKPVAEAPKPPKIEEIPQRITRNRAQMLANQNKQNAAASEKEFAPVSAPVTRAKGRITEEDDSQAQHPRKRRFQRSNQQLQQQINTSTQQTREMIQQTLAAIVDAIKLDDIEPYHSDRSNPYFEYLQIRKKIEEKRKILCYITPQAPQCYAEYVTYTGSYLLDGKPLSKLHIPVIAPPPSLAEPLKELFKQQEAVRGKLRLQHSIEREKLIVSCEQEILRVHCRAARTIANQAVPFSACTMLLDSEVYNMPLENQGDENKSVRDRFNARQFISWLQDVDDKYDRMKTCLLMRQQHEAAALNAVQRMEWQLKVQELDPAGHKSLCVNEVPSFYVPMVDVNDDFVLLPA from the exons CATCCGCGGGGACGCCCGGCGCATCAAGGAGCTCATCATCGAGGGTGCAGATGTCAATGTGAAGGACTTTGCAG gCTGGACGGCGCTGCACGAGGCCTGCAACCGGGGCTACTACGACGTGgccaagcagctgctggcagcaggagccgaGGTCAACACCAAGGGGCTGGACGATGACACCCCCCTGCACGACGCGGCCAACAACGGCCACTTCAAG GTGGTGAAGTTGTTGCTTCATTATGGAGGGAATCCTCATCAAAGCAACAGGAAGGGCGAGACGCCTTTGAAAGTAGCGAATTCTCCCACCATGGTGAACCTGCTCCTGGGGAAGACCACGTACCCCTCCAGTGAAGAGAGCTCCACAG agacCTCAGAAGAGGAGGACGCCCCTTCCTTCGCCCCCTCCAGCTCCGTTGATGGCAATAACACAGACTCAGAGTTTGAGAAGGGTTTGAAGCACAAGCCCAAGGCCCAGGAGCCCCCCAAAACCATCACCCCGGTGAAGGATGAGTATGAATTCGATGAGGACGATGAGCAGGACCGGGTCCCGCCGGTCGATGACAAACATTTGCTGAAAAAGGATTACAGGAAAGAGACTAAAGCAAACAGTTTCATTTCCATACCCAAAATGGAAGTGAAAACTTATACTAAAAATAACACAATTACACCAAAGAAAGCTGCCCACCGCATCCTGTCGGACAGCTCGGACGAGGAGGAGGCCAGCGTGGCCGTGGGCACGGGGGAGAAGCTGCGCCTCTCCACCCACTCCATATTGCCCAGCAGCAAAATTCGGGAGCCAGCCAGCACCAAGGCGCCCAAGGAGAAGAGCAAGGTAAAAAAGAAGCGGAAGAAGGagacaaaaagcaaagaggTTCGGTTTGGCAAAAAAAATGACAAGTTTTGTTCCTCTGAATCAGAGAGTGAAAACGTGGAGAGTGAGGAGGATGATAGAGACTCTCTACAGAGCTCTAGCTGTGTAAAGGACTCAAGGCTAGTGCTAAAGGAATCCTCCTTGTTTAACTCTCTGTCTGCCTCATCGACCTCTTCACATGGGAGTTTAGCATCCCAGAAACATAATCCCAGTCTTACAGAGCAGCACTCCAAGCACTGGAGGACGGACAATTGGAAAACCATATCTTCTCCAGCTTGGTCGGACGTCAGTTCCCTATCGGACTCCACCAGGACGAGGCTGACGAGCGAGTCAGACTACTCGTCCGAGGACTCGAGCTTAGAGTCACTAAAGCCAGTCAGGAAGAAACcagagcacaaaaagaaaaacaccccCCACAACActgtttctgagaaaaagaatTCATTCCATAGCAATGTGGATGGAGCAATTCCAAAGCTGGACAAGGAGGGGAAGGTTgttaaaaagcataaaacaaaacacaaacataaaAACAAGGAGAAGGGACAGTGTCCCATCAGCCAAGacattaaaataatcaaaacattttcatttgagTTTGAGGACTCTAAACAAAAGCCTGAGAAAGGCTTGATAGTAGAGACAGAAAATCCAGTCGAAAATAAGTTGAAAGTGTTAAAGCACGATCGGGAGCATGGtaagaaggaggaaaagctcCCCAAAGGtaaagcagaggagaaggagtGGTTGTTTAAAGATGAGACTGGAAAATCCTCAAAAGAGGAGAAATCgttaagaaaaatcaaagatgGTAGTAAAGACCTGAGCAAATCCTTCAGAGAAGGATTGAGtaaatcagaaaaagagaaacctgTCAAAGAGAAATCTCCCAAGGAGGAGAAGCCGAGAATACAcaaggaggagagaaagaagaagtCAAAGGACAAGCAGTCCAAATCTGAGAAGAAGAATGAGCTGAAAGAGGAGAAGGCTTCTAaactagagaaagaaaaatccttcaaggaagagaaggaaaaatgcaaaaaagaaaaactttacaGGGACGAGTCTGGGTTTGATGAGTTTAATAACAAAACTCAATTTGCCGAAAGCGAGGACACCAAGTTCAGCCTTTCGGACGATCAGCAGGAGAGGTGGTTTTCAGACTTGTCCTCTGATTCATCCTTCGATTTCAAGGGTGAGGACAGCTGGGATTCTCCAATAACAGATTTCAGGGAGATTAAAAATGACACCGTGGCAAAACTAATCATAGAACCCgtgaaagaggaaattaaagacaagaaaaaggaaaataaaattaaagagaagAAGGAATACAGCGAGAAGCGGAATGAAAAGGACACTTTCTTAAAGAAGAAGGAGAGGGATTACGTGGAGAAAAGCTCCGAGAAGAAAAAGGACCAAACAGACAGACACAAAGTTACTCCCAGTTATTTGCCTGAAAAGGATAAGAAAAGGAAGGATTCTGTGGAGACGggcaaggagaggaaagaaaaagacacagGTGAAACcaacaaagacagaaaagattCCTCTGATGGCTCTAAAGAGCGAAAAGATCCCAAGACGAAGCAGGAGGAGCCCTATCGAGATGACTTCAAGGAGTATGGCTGTGAAACATTCTTCAAGGATAAGTCTGACCCCGAGTTCAGTGGGAAAaccctggagagctgggagaggcaccattctgggaaggaaaaggagaagaaagatgCTCCcgataaagaaaaaaaagaaaaggtgaagccagaaaaatacaaggaaaaatccaaagaaGGCGACAAGGAGAAAAACGAAAAAGCTGCTCCTGAGAAAATCCTGAAGGACAAAGAACTGGAGAAGAgtttcaaagagaagaaagaaactaAGGAGAAGTACAAGGATCTTCACAGCAAGGACAAGGAGAGGAAGAGTTCTTTCGACCAggtgaaggagaagaaagagaagagcttTTCCACCGACAGAGACGATTTCTCCGAGAAGAAGGACGAGAAGAAAGGCAAGGAGAAGAGCTGGTACAGCATCGCTGACATCTTCACGGACGAGAGCGAGGACGAGAGGGACGATTACAGCCTGGGCGGGTTCAAGGTGGGCGAGGCGGCCGGCGGCGAGCTGCACCGCCTGGACAGCCTGCAGGACAAGGACGACACCGCCGACAAGGAGCCCTACCCCGACAAGCACCGCAAGTACTCCTCAGAGCGGCAGCACTCGGAGAAGCAGAAGGATAAGGAGtccaaggagaagaaaaaggacaaaggGACATCGGAaggggggaaggagaagaaggagaagagtTCCTTTGAGAAACACAAGGAGAAGAAAGATAAGGACTCCAGCGAGAAGTACAaggacaggaaggaaaggatgTCCATAGATTCCgctcaggagaagaaaaataagcaaaagctCCCAGAAAAGGTTGAGAAGAAGCACACCAGTGAGGACAAGgtgaaaagcaaacacaaggAGAAGCCAGACAAGGAGCAttccaaagagaagaaatcttCAAAAGGAGGGGAGTCGGAGAAGAGCCTGCTGGAGAAACTGGAGGAGGAGGCTCTGAATGACTACAGGGATGACTCCAATGACAAAATCAGCGAGATCTCCTCTGACAGCTTCACGGACAGAGGGCAAGAACCAGGACTCACCAGCCTCTTCGAGTCTTCTAACCTCTCTCTGACCGACGCTGCTGAAGAAAAGTTTAAGGACTCTCTCCCTTTACCCTGCCTTCAGGACAAGCTcaaggagaaggagaggcaCCGGCATTCCTCATCTTCCTCAAAGAAAAGTCAcgagaaggaaaaagcaaagaaagagaagacagagaaaaaggaaaaatcagaagaattcaaggactccagcagcagaaaggattCCACTCATTATGAAAAGGATTTCTCTGTGGATGGGGAGGCTTTTGGCTCTTCCTACAGCATGAAGGCAGACGCTGATGAGGAACCGGAGAAGAGCATTGATtacttattttctgaaaagaaggaTAAAAACGATTCTGAAAGAGAGCTGTCAAAGAAGGCGGAGAAAGAAAAGACTTACGGTTCCAGCACCATCAGCACagctaaagagaaaaagaagcgggataaacacaaggaaaaatggaaagaggaaaaggaaaagcatagGGACAAACACACAGATGGTTTCTTTAAACATCACAAAGATGAGCCAAAGTCAACACTCAAAGACAAGGATGGGCCTCAAGTTACCACCTTCAAAGATAAATCCAAGGAGGACAGCCTCAAATTCGGTGAAACCAAACTGAAGGAGAAGCTTAAGGAGAATCAAGACAAAGACAAATCAGAGTCCATAAAAATAAGCAACGGGAATGAAAAAATAACCCTTTCCAAAGACAGCGGCAAGAAGGATGCCAGGCCGAGGGAGAAACTTCTGGGAGATGGTGATTTGATGATGACCAGCTTTGAGAGGATGCTGAGCCAGAAAGACCTGGAGATCGAGGAACGCCACAAAAGGCACAAGGAGAGAATGaaacaaatggagaaaatgCGGCACCGGTCCGGAGACCCCAAGTTAAAGGACAAACTCAAAGGCTCGGAGGATGTGCGCAAGAGGAGCCTGGACCTGCCCGCCAAGAAGCCGCTAGCGCTGGACACGCagctcaaggacaagaaactCAAAGAGTTGGGTCCCCTGACTCCTATCCTGTCACCGGAAAACAAGGCACAgcctgctgtggggacagacTCCAAGGACTGGATCACGGGTCCTCAGCTGAAGGAGATCCTGCCGGCGTCCCCCAGGCCGGATCAGAACCGGCCCACGGGCGTCCCCACCCCGGCGTCCGTCGTGTCCTGCCCGAGCTACGAGGAGGTGATGCAGACGCCCAGGACGCCGTCGTGCAGCAACGAGGATTACACGGACCTGATGTTCGAGTGCGCTGACTCCCAGCACTCGCTGCCCATCTCCACCATGTCCATGAACGcctgctctccttccttcttcGACAGATACTCCAACGTTCCCAGCGGGCTCCCCGAGAACCCCAGTCAGACCCCGACTCGCACCATACCCTCCTCCAACCTCTACCGCTCCATCTCGGTGGATATCAGGAGGGCGCCCGAAGAGGAATTCAGCGTTGGAGATAAATTTTtcaggcagcagagtgtcccaGCTACATCGAATTATGACTCTCCAGTGCAGCATTTAATGGAGGAGAAGGTTCCCCTTCCCTCCGTACCTGCTGAGAAGTTCCAGTGTTTGTCTCCTGGGTATTACTCCCCGGATTATGGAGTTTCCTCACCCAAGGTGGAAGCTTTGCACTGCGCGCCGGGAGCCGTCAGCGGGGTCGCCCAGTCGCCCGAAAGTGTCTTTTCTGGTTTACAAGCAAAATCCTCCCCTTCGCACAGGGATGAGCTGCTGGCTCCTTCGGTGGAAAGTGCTCTTCCCCCCGACATTGGCATGCCCTTGGATaccacagaggagcagcaagCCACCGCCTCCATCATGCCACCAGAGTCCACCTACCTGCCACCCATCGAAGAGAACCATTTTAGTTCGGGCATGCCTGAACAAAACAACATAGACTGGGACAACCCTCCTTCCCGAAACCCAGACACCGCCATTCCTCCCAGCCTCATGGGCACCCCCGCAGAGCACCCTGTCACCTGGTCCATGGGCTCGGAGCTTCTGATGAAATCTCCCCAGAGGTTTTCCGAGTCTCCTAAACCTCCGCTCTGTTCCCTAGAGCCGATCCATCCCGCGCCAGTAGCCTTCATTCCCACAGAGACGTCCTACCCCGTTTCCCCCATCTCGTACCCTCTGTCAGTGTCTGAACCGAGGCTGGAAGAAGTCAaggaggatgctgaggaagCAGTTCCAGGAGAAATCGCGAATGCCGAAGAGCAAGCTCCGTACATGTCCCCTACTAGGTTAGACACCTTCTTCAACAACTGCAAGCCTCTTCCAGAAGAAGCACCAGAGATCCCTCCAGAGCCCCCGTGTGTGCCAGCAGAACCTCAGGCCGAAGTCGTCGCTGCCCCAGAAAACAACTATTTGGAAAACAACAATGCAGCACCTGCGAACGCGGAGGAGGCGGTGACGTGGCCCGACCCCTTCACCAACACCGAGGACGAGCTGGACCTCGGCCCCTTCtcgctcccagagctgccactccag CCTAAGGACGTTGCAGAGACGGAGATGACGGAGGCAGAAGCGGTGGAGgaaagcccagcagcagcagcagcagcagcagcagcagcagcagaaccgAGCGCTGGCATCATCAAAGCCGGCGCGTCCGTGATAGCGGCCAGTGAGCCGGAGGAGCCGCCGGCCAGCCAGGCAGCGGCCGCCCTGCCCACGGacacagagccaccagcagaggagcagaaaccAGAAGTGGCTACACAAGAAGCCGCCTCAGAAGCACCGAACGCAGCTGAGGAGAAGGCAGCGGAGGACTCGGAAGCGCAGGTTTTCCAGCAGACCCCGTCCGAGCCCGCGCCGCCGGAGAGCAAAGAGGCGGAGGCCGTGCACGAGGAGCTGTCCTCGGCTGGTGGGGTGGCagagggcagctcccagccctgccctgtgcccgtGGCTGCTTCTGAGGCCGGTGTTccccaggacactgctgcagcccGTGCTGGGAGCCAGGCCCCGCCATCCCAGCCGGACGCGCCCGCTGGCAACGCTCAAGCAGAAATTGTTGAACCAGTACAAAAACCAGTAGCAGAAGCTCCCAAACCACCCAAAATAGAAGAGATTCCTCAGCGGATTACCAGGAACCGGGCTCAGATGCTCGCCAACCAAAACAAGCAGAACGCCGCCGCGTCCGAGAAGGAATTTGCTCCCGTCTCTGCGCCCGTCACGCGAGCCAAGGGCCGCATCACGGAGGAGGACGATTCCCAGGCCCAGCACCCGCGCAAGCGCCGCTTCCAGCGCTCcaaccagcagctgcagcagcagatcaaCACCTCCACCCAGCAGACCAGGGAGATGATCCAGCAGACACTGGCAGCTATCGTCGATGCCATCAAACTGGACGACATCGAACCCTACCACAGTGACAGGTCCAACCCCTACTTTGAGTACCTGCAGATCAGGAAGAAGATTGAGGAGAAGCGGAAAATCCTGTGCTACATAACTCCCCAAGCTCCGCAGTGCTACGCTGAGTATGTCACCTACACAGGCTCCTACCTGTTGGATGGCAAACCCCTAAGCAAGCTCCATATTCCGGTG ATCGCGCCGCCGCCGTCGCTGGCGGAGCCGCTCAAGGAGCTCTTCAAGCAGCAGGAGGCCGTGCGGGGCAAGCTGCGGCTGCAGCACAGCATAGAGCGG GAGAAGCTGATCGTGTCCTGCGAGCAGGAGATCCTGCGAGTGCACTGCCGGGCAGCCAGGACCATTGCCAACCAGGCCGTGCCCTTCAGCGCCTGCACCATGCTGCTGGACTCCGAGGTGTACAACATGCCTCTGGAAAATCAG GGAGACGAAAACAAATCGGTCAGAGACCGTTTCAACGCACGACAGTTCatttcctggctgcaggacGTGGATGACAAGTACGACCGGATGAAG ACATGCCTGCTCATGCGACAGCAGCACGAGGCAGCTGCCCTGAACGCGGTGCAGAGGATGGAGTGGCAGCTGAAGGTGCAGGAGCTGGACCCCGCGGGGCACAAATCCCTCTGCGTCAACGAGGTGCCCTCGTTCTATGTGCCAATGGTCGACGTGAACGATGACTTTGTGCTCTTGCCGGCATGA